One Pogoniulus pusillus isolate bPogPus1 chromosome 42, bPogPus1.pri, whole genome shotgun sequence genomic window, GCACCCCAATCTTCCCCCTGTCCCcatcagccttcccttctgctaCGAGATGCAGATGACCTCTTGGGGGTCTTCATGACCTGAGGTCCCcaattttcctcttctccaacaaCTTTCACTTCTGCTGTGAGCTGAAGATGTCTTTGGGGGGTTCTCCACGACCTGGGCACCCCAATTTCCCCCTTTATCCCCATCAGGTTCCCCTTCTACTACGAGCTGAAGATGGCCTTTGTCATCTGGCTGCTGTCCCCCTACACCCGCGGCGCCAGCCTGCTCTACCGCAAGTTCGTGCACCCCACCCTGTCCTCCAAGGAGAAGGTaaggagctgctttgctctgcccttGGAAGGGCTCCCTGGGGACCTTGGTGGGCTCCCAGCCTGCTGAGCAGGACCCCGAGGTGCCACTGTGCCATGCTTGGCTCCCAGGAGATCGACACCTACATCGTCCAGGCCAAGGAGCGAGGCTACCAGGCCATGGTGCGCTTCGGCAAGAGGGGGCTCAACttggcagccacagctgcagtccaggcagccACCAAGGTACCAGCAGTGGGACAGGATGCTCTGTGCACCCCCACCCCGAGGAGCCTTCACCCCTGATTGGGCAGAGATGCTCTGCTTGAACTTCAGGAAGttccaggctggggagggtcctgcacctggggaggaataagcctcggcagcagtacaggtgaggggggagctgctggggagcagctccaggaggaggagctggcagggctggtggggcaagaaggtgcccaggagccagcagtgtggcctggTGGCTAAGAGGGCCCCAATGGTGTCCTGGAGGGCAtaaagagtgtgggcagcagggcaagggaggttctcatgCCCATCTGCTttgccctggagcagcaggcCTGGGACCAGGTCTgagctccccaggtgcagagggacagggaagtgctggggagggtccagggcaggctgggcagatgctgaggggcctggagcagctctggcagcagcaaaggctgagccctggggctgagagcctgcaggagagcagccccagaggggacctgagcagtgctgagcaagagctgaaggagctgtggggagcaagaggctggggccagactcctgCCACtggtgccaaggggcagtgggcacaaagtggaagccaggaggctccatgaggagaaacttcttggctgtgagggtgctgaggcctggagcaggctgcccagagaggctgtggagtctccttgtgtgcagagcttccaacccccccgggcactgtgctgggggtgccctgctgatCTCCACCAACCCAGGTggggctgtggggaggagcTGTTACTCCAGTTTGGGGGCCAGGGGATCAGAGCCTTGCCTGGTGGGCTTGTGCTGCCCATGTTGGGGatcacctccagcctctctgtgtgTCCCCCCCTCGATGCAGAGCCAGGGGGCCCTGGCCGGACGCCTGCGGAGCTTCAGCATGCAGGACCTGCGCTCCCTCCCCGACCAGACCCCCCTGCACTACCAGGACCCTCTCTacctggaggagcaggagagccgcaggcagctgctgggtgagctgagggaagagggaatcaAACTGGCCaggggtggagggaggtgaggagaagggCTTGAagtccacctggagtcctgcatccagctctggagcccctgggccaagagggctgtggagatgctggagagtgtccagagcagggccaggaggatgctcagaggctgcagcagctctgctgtgagcacagcctgaaagagttggggctgtgcaggctggagcagaggaggctcccaggggaccttcttgtggcctgccaggatctgaagggggctccaaaaaagctggggagggactttggaggctgtgagggagtggcaggagtgggggggatggagcaaaggtggaggtggggagagtgaggctggaggtgaggaggaagttgctgagcaggagagtggtgagagcctggcaggggctgcccagggaggtggttgaggccccatggctggaggtgtttgaggccaggctggctgaggctgtgtgcagcctgctctagggtagggtgtccctgggcatggcagggtgaggttggcactgcctgctccttgtgctcccttccaaccctgcctgcttctatgaCCCTCAGTCATCCCCAGTGCCCCTTCCTTGTCCCCAGCCTACAGCGTGGCCAGGGGCGGGCGGCAGTGCGAGAGCGAGACGGAGGATGAGGAGCCCTGGTCGGactcccagggctctgcagagccttctcctcgCAGCAGAGATCCCAAACCCCCCTCCCGCAGCCAGAGCCTGCGTGTGGTCAAGAAGAAGACCCCAAGCAAAGAGGtaccaggctggggagggaaaggagggggaaggttTGGTGATGTTGGCACAGGTTTTGCTcggggaaggtggtggagtcctgggcgagctgtgcccaggtcctggacacccccagggaggttgtggagcacagaagcacccaatgtgatctttgatctttgatcacgttgggtgcttctgtgctccacaacctccctgggcaacctgtgccagggtctcagcaccctcagcatgtgccagtgcctcactaccCTCAATCTGTGCCTCCTCTGAGCTGGAGGAGTGTCCAGGCACAAAGGGCAGCTCCTTGGATGTGAAACCAGAGAGGGTCATGGAATGGGTGGGGTTGGATGAAGGCTTTGAGAGCACCAAatccatggaattgtttgggctggatttggtgcttctgtgctccacaacctccctgggcaaaccagtGCCAgggtcttgccaccctcacccCTTGGCAGAGCCGGGGGTACCAGTCTGACCTGGCTGAGCTGCGAGGTCCTGCCCAGCCgaggccattcctcctcctgcttctccctctgcagggctcttcccGGCTCCTTCGCAGCCGCAGCAGGAAGAAGCTGCCCCCgggggctgaggagagctgaccccaccccagcagcctgcccggccccaggctgagctgcactgcGCTGCTGCACCGccggcagggagggaggggggcacagagtctccccctctgcctctggggagggggcttcacacttcaaccccccctgcccccaaccttgcctggcactgtcAACCCCTTCTGACCTCTGGGGCTCCCTTGCCAGACCACCCCCctcatgtctgtgtgtgtcccccccaggACTCCTTAGGCTGGCACTGTCAGCCCCCTCTGACCTCTGGGGCTGTCCCATGCCTGTCCCCCCCATTCCCACCCCCCAGAActcccttgcctggcactgtcAGCCCCTTCTGACCTCTGGGGTTGTTCCATGTGTGTGTCACTCACCTCCCACCCACCCTTACCTGGCCCTGTCAGCCCCTTCTGGCCTCTGGGGCTGTCCCATGCCCCCCTCCCCAGGAccccactgcagcaggcttgGCGCTGGCGTCTCTCCTGTGGggtccccttcccccctcctcaaTTCCCTCCCACCCCTataggctctgctggctgccccccccccaaccaAAATCCTGCTGCCACGatgccttccccctccccccacctccccttgaccaggactgggggagggggggctggAGCGGGGGGGATGTGCCTTGTCCCATCTGAAGCCAAAGACACAGCCACTGGCCAAGACCACCCCCCTCAAAAGCTGCAGACtgactccccccaccccaaataCTTGAAcctgggctcctctgccccacTCTGGGTGGATTTTAATGTCCTCAGAATAAAtctctgtgtttgttttcttttccagacctccagcagcaggagttTGGCCTCTTGCCACTGAGACCCTGTCAGGGCACCAAGGACCccatgccagggctgcaggcagatgtGTGCCCATCCTGGCCACCAGCCCTGCCTCATGCCCACtgcctcagccctggccaagctgcctgctccctgccagggcagctcaaTCCCGCCcagggtgagggggggggggtgtgggggggtctCAATTCCTTTGGCTCCTTCCCTCAggcacttgaccccttcccaggtggaggacagaagggcacaaagcttctgcagggcaagcagggtggcactgggcagcaaccctcctggcactgcccctaGGAGCCCTCCTGTCCCCCGGTGCCCTGCTCTCTGGCATCAATCCCCTGTGCCCAATCCTCCTTTGCCCTCTCCCCTCAGGCCACCTTTATTTTTAGCCCTCCCCCCGACCTCTTTgcttccctgcccttggcagggggtggtgatggagatgagagatgggcactggggaggggtctTCTGAGGGCATGGAGAGAGTCTGCCCCCAGCCAGGGGAGGTagaagggggcagggagggggggggtgggggcagattAAGTGGAGGTGATGAGATTAGCCCCAGCAAATTGTCTCAGAGACGATTACCTAAagcagggggagaaggaaggggctgggtggggacagcacaagggccaTGGGGGGTGCCCAtaatcccctcccccccagatcCGCTTAGGGGAAGAGGTTCTTGCAAGGATAcagccccaggaggctgctggaggtgctgagctgggtgctgggctgcaggcaggatgaAGGGAAGGAGGTTGGGAGGTGAAGCTGGAGCCCAGGTTGGAGGTTCAgccttgccccccccccccaaggggATGGAGCAGTTTGcttggggaaactgaggcacaaagcagcagctctgaagggcagggaagccctggagagctgggcaggagtggAGCtcctggggggcaagaggagggtcctgcccctgggggggaacaacctcctgcagcagcacagctgaggggggagctgctggggagcagctccaggagaaggtgctggcagggctgggggggcaagaaggtgcccaggagccagcaatgtgccctcttGCCCCCCCTGAAGGCtccaagatgctgaggggcatggagcagctctggggggagcaaaggctgagccctggggctgagagcctgcaggagagcagccccagagggcatctgagcagtgctgagcaagagctgaaggagctgtggggggcaagaggctggggccagactctgctcagtgatgcccagtgccaggccaaggggcagtgggcacagagtggaccccaggaggctccacgaggaggaagttgtttgtggtgagggtgctgaggcgtggagcaggctgcccagagaggctgtggagcctccttgtgtgcagagctgccaaccccccctgggcactgtgctgctgggcaagctgctgggggtgccctgctggggcaggggggcttggcctggctgagctccagagctcccctCCTATCTCACCATGCTGGCACTCATGGCCAAGGCCTTGGCATCCCTgccccctgcagagctgctgtggctgtgctgtccccagggaggggccaggagctgccctgggctgctgcaggctgagtccCCTCCCGGGTGCCAGCTCTGATCCCAGCTGTGTCAgctcgcagggctgtgccaggctgcagtcaGCAAAGCTCTAATCTcccacagctggcacagccccagccaggcaaTTAAGAGCCTGACCTGAGcttgcccagctcagccccggGGAGACCTCAGTGCAGCCTCTTTGGTGCTTggcagggcagtgggcacagggttgggcttgcagcagagctgctggtgccagccAAGGGCTGAGGGCTTTGAGCTGACCCAGGAGGGCTTTGGAGTGGGGAGAAGGCAGAAAACTTTGCCcctaagggtggtgagagcctgggccAGGTTACCCCACagaggtgggaggtgccccatgccctggcaccattccaggccaggttggttgGGCTGCAGTGACCTTTAAACGTCCCTTCCCCCCAGACCAGTCCTCACTGGGAGGGCATGACTGGCACTAAGGGTCtgcccagcagcttctccaaccaccctgctgtgccccctcccagctcctctgccagctggtGGTGGCTGGGGGCACAGGGTGGCACAGGGGCGTCTCCTCTCTCAGCAGGACCAGGCCATGTCTGGTTGTGATGCCAAACCTCAGGCACTTGGTGCCCCTGGGactggtgctgcctgctcctgcagggcagcagcccagAGATGGCATGAGCTGGTGCCTTGGCACCACCAAAGGTCAGTGCCCGTGGGGTGCCATGGCCTCAGTACCCGGTGCTGGTTCCAGCCTTGCCCCCAGGAGGCACTGGGATCTGTTACTCATTGATGGCATCTGCCACCAGCCACCCTTGGGGCCATGCTGCCCACCCTGGGTGCCCCTTGGCATCTGCCAGGTCCCAGCTGTCCCACCCCATGCCCATACTGACAGCATTGAAcatctccctccccccacctgggcactgccaccTTTACAGCAGTGGGGTTGGCATGATGCTGCTGccccccttgtgctgccctcaccctcCTGCATCCCCCCGTGCTGCTGCCAGGTACCAACCTCCCCACCCCATGCCCATGCTGCTAGCACTGAACACCCTCCCCCATGCCCCCCACCTGCCTCCTTGCCCATTTcaccccacctgggcactgccaccTTTACAGAAGGGGAGGGGCTGGGCATGATGCTGCTGCCCCCCTTCTgctgcccactcccccccctTTGTGCCTAGCTGGGGCACTCTGGGGGTCCTTGGCTGAGCAGCACTTTCCCCATccccaggggaggaggaggaggtgtggGGGTGGTGCCAGGGTGCCCCTTGCTCCTTGTGCCCTCCCTGCAGcgtctccagcctggctgcctgtcAGCTGGGGGAGGCAGAGCCATGTGAGGCCGGGCACACATGGCACAGCTCGCTGTATTTTTAGCAGATGGCATCAAAAGCATCATTATGGCTGTTGGTTAAAtgcagcctccccccccccgcccccccctccgCTTTAccagccccagggagctgctttcagctgcctcctgcttcagagggcaaggagcaaagatgctgagctgctgccaggatggTGCCCATGGGTGAAGGGTTCAGCTGGGTAGGGGTTTGAGACCCTCCCTCACACTtcagtcccctccctgcccctcctgctgccatcccccccccccccccctccatccATCCACTGTACCAGCCCCAAGGAGCTTCAGAGGGCAAGGAGCAaagatgctgagctgctgccaggatggTGCCCATGGGTGAGGGGTTTGGCTGGGTAGGGGTTGAGACCCTCCCTACACACCCTGGCATCACCAGGCAGGTAaggggcgaggggggggggcaCATAGAGCACCTCTCTGGCATCCCCCACCCCATCCTTGTGGCCTCAAACCTCTTCCTCACCTTCAGCTTCCCCTGGTGAGggcagtgaggaagaggagggaaaggagaatgatGATGAGGAAGGAGATTGACAGGAGTAGGATGAGGAAGAAGGTGTcgaggaggaagatgaagaggaggatgaggaaagaggaggaagatgaggtgAAGagtggtgaggaagaggagggagagtgggggctggggaagggacaTGGGAGTGTGGGAGGACACTGGGCTGAAGGCTCCTGcatccctcccccctccttccccagccgcctgtccccatccccccaccccctcccgggaccagcctgtccccagccagccccctcccggcctggctctgcctgcgcTGGCACCGAGGGCGATGCTGGCACCGAGGGCGATGCCAACTCCGTGTCCCAGGGCTGAAGCCAAATCTCTGCTGTGGCATCAGCAGGACTTTGGGGGCCACACCTtggcgtggggggggggggggtgtgcagATCGTGGGGCACCAGGGGCACAGAGGCGCTGCCCATGCTTCCTGTCTCCGTGCTGCCCTCTCCTAGTGCCAGCTTGCCCATCCCCAGGGTGGTAGGGGGGCTTGGGTCGAAGGTAGGTGAcacctccttctccccccccccctccccgcggCTCTGAGCGCTCCCAGGTGGGTGCTGCCGGGTTCTGggtgagctggcagctgcctgcccgtCTCGCAGGTGGCACAGGGGCTGCCAGTGTCCCTGGCTACCATCCTAAGCCTTTGGCCCCGGGGACGACCTTTTAATGACATCAAAGGTATTTGGAGCTGGTTTGCTGGCACCGAGCTGGGTAAACAGGAGTCCCGGGCGGCTGGGGAGGTGGAGCtgaaggggggggtggggggtgtgtgtggcacAGCTCCCTTGGCACGCTGTGCCCCTGCGCTTGGGGGATCGCCAGgatgcctcatcctgcctgtcctgcccccgggaggagaaggaaggatgcagggaaaggcagcagccagcagcatcctcctgagcagctccctgccccggCCAGGCTTGGCAcggggagggggttgggggtggggcACCggtgcaggtgggttggaagtGGGTGGCAGCGATGTCCTTTGGTCCCAGTTTTCACCTGGAGGGCATCTGGGAGGATCCCAAGGGAATCCTGAGCGTCCAGAGCCATCCAGGGAGGGGCTCTGTCCCTGCTGTGCCACCTCCTAACCCCATCCCAGCTCTCAGCTCCCGCCTGGGAGACTCCCAAGCACCCCGAGGCACCCAGGGCAAGGGTTCAGAAAGGGCAAAGGGGGTGCCAGAGGGCGACTgcctcccccccagcctgggAAAAGCAGCCAGGCTCTCCCTGGCAGCCAATCCAATGGGATTAGTGAGGCTCACtcacctccctggcaggagagcaggagatTAAGGCCGGGAGCAAACCTCCAACCCCGTGGGGGCCACTACCAGTGGAGGTGACTTCAGCCACCCTGTcccgggggctgggggggaggagaagaggagctggaggggaggagaggctggaggagaagaaaaggagctggaagtgaggacagggactgagaggtagaagaagagaggctggaggggagaagaagaggggctggggggggctgaaGAAGAGGACAAGGACTacaagggaggagaagaggggctggaagtgagggcaggggctggaggaaagaagagtgggggctggggagaagaggagggactGAGGAAGAGGACAAGGACTAAAGGGGAGAAGAAGAGGGGTTGGgagtgaggacaggctggaggagagaagaagaggggttggagggaagaaaagggactggaagggagaagaagagggtctggaggagaggacagggactgaaggggagaagagggtctggatgggagaagagaggggctgggtgggagaagagaggggctgggtgggagaagagaggggctGGAAATGAGGGCAGGGGTTGCAGGGCAGAAGAGGGActagaaggaggaagaagaggagctgggggaagaaaagagaccAGAAGGAAtaagaggggctggaggggaggagaagaggaggggctggaggagaggacaggGACAGAAGAGGGGCTGAAAAGCGTGGCAGGGGCCGGAGGTGAGGgcgcaggggctgggggtgggggcgggggggagcagcgaggctggcagagcagttGGGCTGTGGCCCTAATTCCCGGGAAGCTGCTCGTGTGGGAGTCGCTGTCCTCCCGTGCCCTCCGCTCCGCCGCAGCCTCCAGACTCCCGAAGGCTTGACGCGGGCTCGGGGCTCTGTGGTTGGTCCTTGGCTTTTcggagttggtttttttttttccctccctcgtcgcagatttatttatttatttatttcccttccctctctcctttttttttccctctctctcttttcctctctctttctcctttttcctccctcactctttctttttttcctccctccctctctctctctctctcttttttcccctccctctctctgtctctctctttttttctcccctccctccctccctctctctctctctccaagcACCGAGTGCAGATTAGCAAAAGCTTCTTCGTGGGCACCGTGCATGGTGCTGGGAAAAAAGCCTTTCCCCTACCCTCCACCCCCCAACCTccacttccacctcctccacctctttttttttccccctgccttcTTCTGGCTGCATCCTCATCTTCTTCACCTGCACCGTGGTGGAGGAAGGTAAGTGCCTGCCAAGctcggggaggaggaggaggagggagggttgGGGCTCTGGATGCCAAGGGGGGTGGAAGCTTGGggtgagctggagaagagggcatGCTGAGGGCATGCTGAGTTGGTTTGGTGGGCAGATGCTGGCTGTGGTTCCAGGCTGCTTTCCCAGCTGGAGGTGATCTCTGGGTCTGAGGGCTGTAGATTTCCCCTCCCTGGGGTGCCAGGGTAGAGGGTGAGGAGGCAAGGATGTGGCATGTGGGTGTTAGGGCAGCAGAAGTGGGTACCAGGGCCAAGGATGTGAGTTCTAGGGAATATGGGTGCTAAGGTAAGGAgtgctggtgccagggcaggggatgTGGGTACCAGGGTTGGGAATGTGGGTGCTAAGGCAAGGAgtgctggtgccagggcaggggaggagggtACCAGGGTTGGGAATATGGGTGCTAAGGTAAGGAgtgctggtgccagggcaggggaggagggtACCAGAACCAAGGATGTGGGTACTGTGACAGGAGTtgagggtgccagggcaggctgctgccagagcatcaGTGCAGAGAGAGGCTGTTGGGTCACCAGGGACACTGATCTGTGCCCCTCCCAGTGCTGGAGCATCCCCAGGGCTCCCCCCCTGCCATCCCATCTGGCCCATGTGTGCCACTGTGGTGCCATGGGGCACTGAGGGGACTATGCCCCCCTcacccctgccccaggctgcatccctgcagcatctctgccatcccagagctgggcaggagtgCCAAGGTTTCTAATCTGCTGTGTCTCTTGGCCAAGCCTTGGCTCTGGCTGTAGGGGAAAACCTCAGGGCATGTGGAGCTCTGGCACTGGCAGTGCCaaagcaccgaggcagagaccccctcccagcccaggggTTTCTCCCCCAGGAAAGTCTGAGTTGGCAGAACTCAGCCTGGAATCCCCCAAATTACCCTGGGGGAGCCTCTGTGGCTcatgccaggagaggggggcagcagggagacCCCAGGCAGAGGCTCTGTGCCATgcggggcaggcagggagccccCCGGTGGGCACGGGGCAGGATGGTGGCAAAGCCAGAGGAGAAGCTGCCACAGTgtggctgccccaggggagctgcactggccctgggcaggcttcaCCCAGACCTTGGACTGCCTGGCACCGGGGGAGCATCCTGGCCATGGGCAAGGGCAGGCAGGACGAGGGGATGTGGGGGGAGGGCTCTGCACCCAGAGATGCTGCCCCAGTGCAGGGTGGGAAATTCCCTCCTGCatcccctgcccccctcccccatcAGCTTCCCTGCTTCgtttccctccctcttcctgcAGGGGTTCCAGCGTCGAGGCACAACCATCCTCCCTGCTTGCCCCCTGCTCCATCGCTCCCTTGGCACCACCCAGGGCATCCACTGACCCACCTGGGCTCCCTCCCGGTGCCagtttcctcctcccccccccctccccccagcccatcCAGAGTCATCATCCCAAGGGAATGGAGGGAGGGAACGGGAAGGGAGTTTTGTCTTTCAGCACCTTCTCATCGCGGGAAGGTGCAGGCTCGCCCAAGCCCCAAGCCCTGTCTGGGTCCCCTCCCTGTTCCCTGGCACCCAGCgggtgcagccagcagcacccaggcgccatcaccccccccactcccccaccccaccccttgCTTCCCCCTTCCCACAGCAAGCAGGCTTGGAGGGGATCCCACTCCGGCTCCACCCACGCTGGGGAATGGGCCTGGGCACTCGGCAGGTGGCACCTCGGTGGCACTCGGCGCCGGCTGcgacaggcagcagctggaagcaggagcaggaggagttaagcagagctgtgggggcacagagggcagctgctgagctggaaccaggcgcttgggctgctgctccgagggctgctgtgctcccgagggcagtgccctgcctt contains:
- the REEP4 gene encoding receptor expression-enhancing protein 4 isoform X5; protein product: MVSWMLSRVIVFPFYYELKMAFVIWLLSPYTRGASLLYRKFVHPTLSSKEKEIDTYIVQAKERGYQAMVRFGKRGLNLAATAAVQAATKSQGALAGRLRSFSMQDLRSLPDQTPLHYQDPLYLEEQESRRQLLVIPSAPSLSPAYSVARGGRQCESETEDEEPWSDSQGSAEPSPRSRDPKPPSRSQSLRVVKKKTPSKEGSSRLLRSRSRKKLPPGAEES
- the REEP4 gene encoding receptor expression-enhancing protein 4 isoform X2; protein product: MVSWMLSRVIVLLFGMLYPAYASYKAVKSKNIREYVRWMMYWIVFALFMATETITDLLISWFPFYYELKMAFVIWLLSPYTRGASLLYRKFVHPTLSSKEKEIDTYIVQAKERGYQAMVRFGKRGLNLAATAAVQAATKSQGALAGRLRSFSMQDLRSLPDQTPLHYQDPLYLEEQESRRQLLAYSVARGGRQCESETEDEEPWSDSQGSAEPSPRSRDPKPPSRSQSLRVVKKKTPSKEGSSRLLRSRSRKKLPPGAEES
- the REEP4 gene encoding receptor expression-enhancing protein 4 isoform X3, with the protein product MVSWMLSRVIVLLFGMLYPAYASYKAVKSKNIREYVRWMMYWIVFALFMATETITDLLISWFPFYYELKMAFVIWLLSPYTRGASLLYRKFVHPTLSSKEKEIDTYIVQAKERGYQAMVRFGKRGLNLAATAAVQAATKSQGALAGRLRSFSMQDLRSLPDQTPLHYQDPLYLEEQESRRQLLVIPSAPSLSPAYSVARGGRQCESETEDEEPWSDSQGSAEPSPRSRDPKPPSRSQSLRVVKKKTPSKETSSSRSLASCH
- the REEP4 gene encoding receptor expression-enhancing protein 4 isoform X1, giving the protein MVSWMLSRVIVLLFGMLYPAYASYKAVKSKNIREYVRWMMYWIVFALFMATETITDLLISWFPFYYELKMAFVIWLLSPYTRGASLLYRKFVHPTLSSKEKEIDTYIVQAKERGYQAMVRFGKRGLNLAATAAVQAATKSQGALAGRLRSFSMQDLRSLPDQTPLHYQDPLYLEEQESRRQLLVIPSAPSLSPAYSVARGGRQCESETEDEEPWSDSQGSAEPSPRSRDPKPPSRSQSLRVVKKKTPSKEGSSRLLRSRSRKKLPPGAEES
- the REEP4 gene encoding receptor expression-enhancing protein 4 isoform X4, whose product is MMYWIVFALFMATETITDLLISWFPFYYELKMAFVIWLLSPYTRGASLLYRKFVHPTLSSKEKEIDTYIVQAKERGYQAMVRFGKRGLNLAATAAVQAATKSQGALAGRLRSFSMQDLRSLPDQTPLHYQDPLYLEEQESRRQLLVIPSAPSLSPAYSVARGGRQCESETEDEEPWSDSQGSAEPSPRSRDPKPPSRSQSLRVVKKKTPSKEGSSRLLRSRSRKKLPPGAEES